In Halomarina salina, one DNA window encodes the following:
- a CDS encoding DUF7090 family protein, whose product MDYELAIETTPETVPGGTGIMLLHPSTGETDRIDTDFFKTDTDHLFILSTRTTAREVQQKLEYYEVDETKATILDTLSIERGYSRRSGQNIRYVPAPDDLDGMVEAIETFLQSHDGKLRISIDSVTEMAYYADEERVRTAVEQILDLLDEYDAIGLFHVAEEVHEGDVVEGYRDLFDGVIELEEDGRVESQFK is encoded by the coding sequence ATGGACTACGAGCTCGCCATCGAGACCACACCAGAGACCGTTCCGGGGGGGACCGGAATCATGCTGCTCCATCCGTCCACCGGCGAGACCGACCGCATCGACACCGACTTCTTCAAGACCGACACCGACCACCTGTTCATCCTCTCGACGCGCACCACCGCCCGCGAGGTACAGCAGAAACTGGAGTACTACGAGGTCGACGAGACGAAGGCGACCATCCTCGACACGCTCTCCATCGAGCGCGGCTACTCGCGGCGCTCCGGGCAGAACATCCGATACGTCCCCGCACCGGACGACCTGGACGGGATGGTCGAAGCCATCGAGACGTTCCTCCAGAGCCACGACGGGAAGCTCCGCATCTCCATCGACTCCGTGACGGAGATGGCGTACTACGCCGACGAGGAGCGCGTCCGGACGGCCGTCGAACAGATCCTCGACCTGCTCGACGAGTACGACGCCATCGGCCTGTTCCACGTCGCCGAGGAGGTCCACGAGGGCGACGTCGTCGAGGGCTACCGCGACCTGTTCGACGGCGTCATCGAACTCGAAGAGGACGGTCGCGTCGAGTCGCAGTTCAAGTAA
- a CDS encoding ABC transporter ATP-binding protein, with product MADVGLSGVEKRYGDTRALGPVDVDVRDGEFFTLVGPSGCGKTTTLRLVAGFEEPTAGEVTIGGRSMAGVPPEERDVGVVPQQYALFPHMDVRENVGYALKFREPPGGDAEARIDELLDLVGLTGLGDRDPEDLSGGQRQRVALARALAPSPDLLLLDEPMSALDARLRERLRREVRSIQRELGVTTVYVTHDQEEALAISDRVAVMHDGRVEQVGTPREVYDAPATRFAAAFVGENNLFDGEVVERVSTDGVTAAADGGGSERSSFARVRLDSLDATVTVAHDGAVGEQVAFSVRPESFALDSGSGPPPTNRVEGRLRDTEFLGTATRLTLDCDGYTLVVRVGADATPEGRVAVSFPPEAARPL from the coding sequence ATGGCTGACGTGGGACTGTCGGGCGTCGAGAAGCGCTACGGCGACACCCGAGCGCTCGGCCCGGTCGACGTCGACGTCCGGGACGGCGAGTTCTTCACGCTCGTCGGCCCCTCGGGGTGTGGCAAGACCACGACGCTCCGACTCGTCGCCGGGTTCGAGGAGCCGACGGCGGGCGAGGTGACCATCGGCGGCCGGTCGATGGCGGGCGTCCCGCCCGAAGAGCGCGACGTGGGCGTCGTCCCGCAGCAGTACGCGCTGTTCCCCCACATGGACGTCCGCGAGAACGTGGGCTACGCGCTGAAGTTCCGCGAGCCACCCGGCGGCGACGCGGAAGCACGGATCGACGAACTGCTCGACCTCGTCGGCCTGACGGGACTGGGCGACCGCGACCCGGAGGACCTCTCGGGCGGCCAGCGCCAGCGCGTGGCGCTCGCCCGTGCGCTCGCGCCGAGCCCCGACCTGCTCCTGCTCGACGAGCCGATGAGCGCGCTCGACGCCCGCCTTCGCGAGCGCCTTCGACGCGAAGTCCGGAGCATCCAGCGCGAACTCGGCGTCACGACCGTCTACGTCACCCACGACCAGGAGGAGGCGCTTGCCATCTCCGACCGCGTCGCGGTGATGCACGACGGCCGCGTCGAGCAGGTCGGCACGCCGCGCGAGGTGTACGACGCCCCCGCGACGCGGTTCGCGGCGGCGTTCGTCGGCGAGAACAACCTGTTCGACGGGGAGGTGGTCGAGCGCGTCTCGACCGACGGCGTGACAGCCGCCGCGGACGGCGGCGGAAGCGAGCGCTCCTCGTTCGCGCGCGTCCGCCTCGACAGCCTCGACGCGACTGTCACCGTCGCCCACGACGGCGCGGTCGGCGAGCAGGTCGCGTTCTCGGTCCGTCCCGAGTCGTTCGCGCTGGACTCGGGGAGCGGTCCACCCCCGACCAACCGGGTCGAGGGGAGGCTCCGCGACACCGAGTTTCTCGGCACCGCGACGCGTCTCACGCTCGACTGCGACGGCTACACGCTGGTCGTTCGCGTCGGCGCTGACGCGACGCCCGAGGGGCGCGTAGCCGTCTCGTTCCCGCCCGAAGCAGCACGGCCGCTCTGA
- a CDS encoding thiamine ABC transporter substrate-binding protein, whose amino-acid sequence MKRRTFLLSTGAGAAALAGCLGDDGGDTTTTGADGSDGTGTTESGDGTEQTGTTTGSTEQSGGNLVVATYPTWVEGDSPAGTWVKEQFEAEHDATVEYTTPESRFNYYLGRAAQGAPIDADLYLGLNVDELITLDQKVDGEVLTPLSVDAPVKEGLQFDPQGRAVPYDTGYISLVYDENAIEPPATFDDLLAEEYRGELLAQNAQSSATGRAFMLHTVKAKGADGYLDYWRDLTDNGTRILGNWDDSYTAYENGEAAMVVSYSTDQVYAHQAGQDLSRHQVGFLNDQAYAQPEGIARFADSDQQELAKTFVEFLLTPEAQGQIAQRNVQYPATTDAELPAEFEKYTFEPEEPVTFTYEELKGNVDEWVEQWARQIAQG is encoded by the coding sequence ATGAAACGACGGACGTTCCTCCTGAGCACGGGTGCGGGAGCCGCCGCACTGGCTGGCTGTCTCGGCGACGACGGCGGCGACACGACGACCACCGGGGCGGACGGGTCGGACGGAACCGGAACGACCGAGTCGGGCGACGGCACCGAGCAGACGGGGACGACGACCGGTAGTACCGAGCAGTCCGGCGGGAACCTCGTCGTCGCCACGTACCCGACGTGGGTCGAGGGCGACAGTCCGGCGGGCACGTGGGTGAAAGAGCAGTTCGAGGCCGAGCACGACGCGACCGTCGAGTACACCACTCCGGAGTCGCGGTTCAACTACTACCTCGGCCGGGCCGCGCAGGGTGCGCCCATCGACGCCGACCTCTACCTCGGGCTGAACGTCGACGAACTCATCACGCTCGACCAGAAGGTCGACGGCGAGGTGCTGACGCCGCTGTCGGTCGACGCGCCGGTAAAGGAGGGCCTCCAGTTCGACCCTCAGGGCCGGGCCGTCCCGTACGACACGGGCTACATCAGCCTCGTCTACGACGAGAACGCCATCGAGCCGCCAGCGACGTTCGACGACCTGCTGGCCGAGGAGTACCGGGGCGAACTGCTCGCCCAGAACGCCCAGTCGAGCGCGACGGGTCGCGCGTTCATGCTCCACACGGTGAAGGCGAAGGGCGCCGACGGCTACCTCGACTACTGGCGCGACCTGACGGACAACGGGACGCGCATCCTCGGCAACTGGGACGACTCCTACACCGCCTACGAGAACGGCGAGGCGGCGATGGTCGTCTCCTACTCGACCGACCAGGTGTACGCCCACCAGGCCGGACAGGACCTCTCGCGCCACCAGGTCGGCTTCCTGAACGACCAGGCGTACGCCCAGCCGGAGGGCATCGCGCGGTTCGCCGACTCCGACCAGCAGGAGCTGGCGAAGACGTTCGTGGAGTTCCTGCTGACTCCCGAGGCACAGGGCCAGATCGCCCAGCGCAACGTCCAGTACCCCGCGACGACGGACGCGGAGCTCCCGGCGGAGTTCGAGAAGTACACCTTCGAACCGGAGGAGCCCGTGACGTTCACCTACGAGGAACTCAAGGGGAACGTGGACGAATGGGTCGAGCAGTGGGCGCGTCAGATCGCACAGGGCTGA
- a CDS encoding AI-2E family transporter, with protein MEFARRRRNVLAVLLVVFSLLAAAVLWEVVGTVFFAITVAYVLVPARNRLVNRGLSRRVSSGLVTLGAFGVVSFVVAAMGYLLYQRRDSALALIESLPDSLSVDVAGMTYAVELSEIVAVVTASIQGIATGLAPVLPVLALKLVLFAILLFGLLLRPGATGDGFRRVVPNEYHDILVSLNERIRQTLYGIYVLQAATAFGTGLVALVVFVVLGYESVFTLAIIAGLLQFIPVLGPSVLVAILALVDLVGPTPDPTRAVLVLVGGGVLIGAVPDAVIRPRLASWAADLPTSLYFIGFVGGILTVGAVGFIAGPLVVALVIEVVELLSAEQGAASDGDDGVGPDVDPTGGGGAGAVPDSDDPPAPPTDTPDATDSPESVPDTDGDGTPQ; from the coding sequence ATGGAGTTCGCCCGCCGTCGACGGAACGTCCTCGCCGTGTTGCTGGTGGTGTTCTCGCTGCTCGCCGCGGCCGTGCTCTGGGAGGTCGTCGGCACGGTGTTCTTCGCCATCACCGTCGCCTACGTCCTCGTCCCGGCACGCAACCGCCTCGTGAACCGGGGACTGTCGAGACGCGTTTCGAGCGGGCTCGTCACGCTCGGCGCGTTCGGCGTCGTCTCGTTCGTCGTCGCGGCGATGGGCTACCTGCTGTACCAGCGCCGCGACTCCGCGCTGGCGCTCATCGAGTCGCTCCCGGACAGCCTCTCGGTCGACGTCGCGGGGATGACATACGCCGTCGAACTGTCGGAGATCGTCGCGGTCGTCACGGCCTCGATACAGGGCATCGCGACGGGGCTCGCGCCGGTCCTGCCGGTCCTCGCGCTGAAACTCGTCCTGTTCGCCATCCTCCTGTTCGGCCTGCTGTTGCGCCCTGGCGCGACCGGCGACGGGTTCCGGCGCGTCGTCCCGAACGAGTACCACGACATCCTCGTCTCGCTCAACGAGCGCATCCGCCAGACGCTGTACGGTATCTACGTCCTCCAGGCCGCGACGGCGTTCGGGACGGGACTCGTCGCGCTGGTCGTCTTCGTGGTCCTGGGCTACGAGTCGGTGTTCACGCTCGCCATCATCGCCGGTCTCCTCCAGTTCATCCCCGTCCTCGGCCCGAGCGTCCTCGTCGCCATCCTCGCCCTCGTGGACCTCGTCGGCCCGACGCCGGACCCGACGCGGGCCGTCCTCGTCCTCGTGGGCGGCGGCGTCCTCATCGGCGCGGTGCCCGACGCCGTCATCCGCCCGCGACTGGCGTCCTGGGCGGCGGACCTACCGACCAGCCTCTACTTCATCGGCTTCGTCGGCGGCATCCTCACGGTCGGTGCCGTCGGGTTCATCGCGGGGCCGCTGGTCGTCGCCCTGGTCATCGAGGTGGTCGAACTGCTCTCGGCCGAACAGGGGGCCGCCAGCGACGGCGACGACGGCGTGGGTCCGGACGTCGACCCGACGGGTGGTGGCGGAGCGGGGGCCGTTCCAGACTCGGACGACCCGCCGGCCCCACCGACCGACACGCCCGACGCTACCGACTCACCAGAGTCCGTTCCCGACACCGACGGCGACGGGACGCCGCAGTGA
- a CDS encoding ABC transporter permease: MSGGTVGRERLGRLLATLVVGAFLTVMLYYPVASVLEEAVTVDGRPSLAPVVAVLTDPFYTGALGGLLGTPGDLFAGLAAWAANGFTWPGFGLLGFTAWQAFLSTLASLALGLPGAYVLARFEFPGRETVRSLTAVPFVLPSIMVAVGFVATFGGNGTVSDAFAAVGLPRFSLVFTLELVVLAHAFYNAPLVVRIVSAAAERLDTRTLEVARASGASRWRAAWDVLVPQLLPALGTAALLTFVFTFQSFAIVLALGGLELATVEVWVFSLVRSFDLQEAAALATVEAAVSLALTYAYLRYEARQARDTGGRRLDRIPFGAATRRTRLAVGAYGVLAFVVFGLPLASMVAESVVGPNGMTLRYYRFLLERQATAQSFQTKPLTAVRNSLVFGAGTLVVAVPLGVTVSLLTAREGRLAQLGGTLAFVPFAVSGVVVGLGLLQSLVYGTVLFGHRIVVTGAVAIVAAHAVSGYPFVTRSVSPLLSRLDPALPEVARAAGASRLRALWDVELPLVFGGVLAGAAFAFAISVGEFDATVILAEGSNSYTMPVVIQRYLGSERALGPPSAMGTVLLLVTAVSFVVIDRLGGAFDG; the protein is encoded by the coding sequence GTGAGCGGCGGAACGGTGGGCCGCGAGCGTCTCGGTCGCCTGCTGGCGACGCTCGTCGTCGGCGCGTTCCTGACGGTGATGCTGTACTACCCCGTCGCGAGCGTGCTGGAGGAGGCCGTCACCGTCGACGGCCGCCCGAGCCTCGCGCCCGTCGTCGCCGTCCTCACCGACCCGTTCTACACGGGTGCGCTGGGGGGCCTGCTCGGCACGCCTGGCGACCTGTTCGCGGGACTCGCCGCGTGGGCTGCGAACGGCTTCACGTGGCCGGGGTTCGGCCTCCTTGGGTTCACCGCGTGGCAGGCGTTCCTCTCGACGCTGGCGAGCCTCGCGCTCGGCCTCCCCGGCGCGTACGTCCTCGCGCGGTTCGAGTTCCCCGGCCGCGAGACCGTCCGGTCGCTGACGGCCGTCCCGTTCGTGTTACCCTCGATCATGGTCGCGGTCGGGTTCGTCGCCACGTTCGGCGGCAACGGAACCGTCAGCGACGCGTTCGCGGCCGTCGGCCTGCCCCGGTTCTCGCTGGTGTTCACGCTCGAACTCGTCGTGCTGGCCCACGCCTTCTACAACGCGCCGCTCGTGGTCCGCATCGTGAGCGCCGCCGCCGAACGACTCGACACGCGGACGCTGGAGGTCGCCCGCGCCAGCGGCGCGTCGCGCTGGCGGGCCGCGTGGGACGTGCTCGTCCCCCAACTCCTGCCCGCACTCGGCACCGCCGCGCTGCTGACGTTCGTGTTCACCTTCCAGTCGTTCGCCATCGTCCTCGCGCTCGGCGGCCTCGAACTCGCCACCGTCGAGGTGTGGGTGTTCAGCCTCGTGCGCTCGTTCGACCTGCAGGAGGCCGCCGCGCTCGCCACCGTCGAGGCGGCCGTCTCGCTCGCGCTGACCTACGCCTACCTGCGCTACGAGGCGCGACAGGCCCGCGACACCGGTGGCCGGAGGCTCGACCGCATCCCGTTCGGCGCGGCGACCCGCCGCACCCGACTCGCCGTCGGCGCGTACGGCGTGCTCGCGTTCGTCGTGTTCGGCCTCCCGCTGGCGAGCATGGTCGCCGAGAGCGTCGTCGGACCGAACGGGATGACGCTGCGTTACTACCGGTTCCTGCTCGAACGGCAGGCGACGGCCCAGAGCTTCCAGACGAAGCCGCTGACCGCGGTCCGTAACTCGCTGGTGTTCGGCGCGGGGACGCTCGTCGTCGCCGTCCCCCTCGGCGTCACCGTCTCGCTGCTGACCGCCCGCGAGGGCCGCCTCGCGCAACTCGGCGGGACGCTCGCGTTCGTCCCGTTCGCCGTCAGCGGCGTCGTCGTCGGTCTCGGCCTGCTCCAGTCGCTCGTCTACGGCACCGTCCTGTTCGGCCACCGTATCGTCGTCACCGGGGCCGTCGCCATCGTCGCCGCCCACGCCGTCAGCGGCTACCCGTTCGTCACTCGGAGCGTCTCGCCGTTGCTCTCCAGGCTGGACCCGGCGCTGCCCGAGGTGGCGCGAGCGGCCGGAGCGAGTCGCCTGCGTGCGCTCTGGGACGTTGAACTCCCGCTCGTGTTCGGCGGCGTGCTGGCGGGCGCGGCGTTCGCGTTCGCCATCTCCGTCGGCGAGTTCGACGCCACGGTCATCCTCGCGGAGGGGTCGAACAGCTACACGATGCCCGTCGTCATCCAGCGCTACCTCGGGAGCGAGCGAGCGCTCGGCCCGCCGAGCGCGATGGGTACCGTCCTCCTGCTCGTCACCGCCGTGAGCTTCGTCGTCATCGACCGCCTCGGAGGTGCGTTCGATGGCTGA
- a CDS encoding class I SAM-dependent methyltransferase — MSVRQEFDAWAADGRDKGMEERHWHTAKHALARMPVEDGDAILDLGTGSGYAPRALREATDAGRVYGLDGSPEMTANARSYTEDDAVGFVVGDFDSLPFADDSLDHVWSMEAFYYAADPNHTLEEVARILKPGGTLFCAVNYYEENEHSHDWQDNISVEMTRWSREEYREAFRDAGLHVAEQDTIPDEETEIPPESEFPHEGWDSREAMVERYRVYGTLLTVGVAP, encoded by the coding sequence ATGAGCGTTCGGCAGGAGTTCGACGCGTGGGCGGCCGACGGCCGCGACAAGGGGATGGAAGAACGCCACTGGCACACCGCGAAGCACGCGCTGGCGCGGATGCCCGTCGAGGACGGCGACGCCATCCTCGACCTGGGCACCGGGTCGGGGTACGCGCCGCGTGCGCTCCGGGAGGCGACCGACGCGGGTCGGGTGTACGGCCTCGACGGGTCACCGGAGATGACCGCGAACGCGCGGTCGTACACCGAGGACGATGCAGTGGGCTTCGTCGTCGGCGACTTCGACTCGTTACCGTTCGCCGACGACTCGCTGGACCACGTCTGGTCGATGGAGGCGTTCTACTACGCCGCCGACCCGAACCACACGCTGGAGGAGGTCGCGCGGATTCTGAAGCCCGGCGGCACGCTGTTCTGTGCCGTGAACTACTACGAGGAGAACGAGCACTCCCACGACTGGCAGGACAACATCTCGGTGGAGATGACCCGCTGGTCGCGCGAGGAGTACCGCGAGGCGTTCCGCGACGCCGGCCTGCACGTCGCCGAGCAGGACACCATCCCGGACGAGGAGACGGAGATACCCCCCGAGAGCGAGTTCCCCCACGAGGGCTGGGACAGTCGGGAGGCGATGGTCGAGCGCTACCGCGTCTACGGGACGCTGTTGACGGTCGGCGTCGCACCGTAG
- a CDS encoding sulfurtransferase, with the protein MDIADADWVEEQGEAVCRVDVRDGWEYDGIGHLPDAVNVPFDTYRAESHASDGGEGEVGMLPGAEQFADVMGAAGVSREDDVVAYDDTHGVFAARLLVTCELYGHPPERLHLLNGDYSSWARDHPVSQEAVEPDPTTYEATFDPDGPLVEADVVAEALDDPDSVVVDTREQWEFDEAHLPGAVRLDWQELVDTDSRGLRHEDDVLDLLVERGIDTDRRVVLYCNTARRISHTYIVLRHLGYDDLAFYEGSLTEWEEQGRPLEKSEAG; encoded by the coding sequence ATGGACATCGCGGACGCCGACTGGGTCGAGGAGCAGGGAGAGGCGGTGTGTCGCGTCGACGTTCGCGACGGGTGGGAGTACGACGGTATCGGTCACCTGCCGGACGCGGTGAACGTCCCGTTCGACACGTACCGGGCCGAGAGCCACGCCTCGGACGGGGGCGAGGGCGAGGTCGGGATGCTCCCCGGCGCGGAGCAGTTCGCGGACGTGATGGGCGCGGCGGGCGTCTCGCGCGAGGACGACGTGGTGGCGTACGACGACACCCACGGCGTGTTCGCGGCGCGCCTGCTCGTCACCTGCGAACTGTACGGCCACCCGCCCGAGCGCCTGCACCTGCTGAACGGCGACTACTCCTCGTGGGCGCGCGACCACCCGGTCAGTCAGGAGGCGGTCGAACCGGACCCGACGACGTACGAAGCGACGTTCGACCCCGACGGGCCGCTCGTCGAGGCGGACGTCGTCGCCGAGGCGCTCGACGACCCCGACAGCGTCGTCGTCGACACGCGCGAGCAGTGGGAGTTCGACGAGGCCCACCTGCCCGGTGCGGTTCGCCTCGACTGGCAGGAACTGGTCGACACCGACAGCCGTGGCCTGCGTCACGAGGACGACGTGCTGGACCTGTTGGTCGAGCGCGGCATCGACACGGACCGCCGCGTCGTCCTCTACTGCAACACCGCCCGGCGCATCAGTCACACCTACATCGTCCTCCGACACCTCGGCTACGACGACCTCGCGTTCTACGAGGGGTCGCTCACCGAGTGGGAGGAACAGGGGCGACCGCTAGAGAAGAGCGAGGCGGGGTGA
- a CDS encoding sulfurtransferase, with the protein MSDYAKDVLVSADWVEDHLDQFQSDDPEYRLVEVDVDTEAYDEGHAPGAIGFNWETQLQDQTERDVLEKEDFEDLLGSHGISNDSTVVLYGDNSNWFAAYTYWQFKYYGHEDVRLMNGGRDYWLDNDYPTTTDVPEFPEQEYTADDSDEGIRAYRSDVEEAMEQGVPMVDVRSPEEFRGEILAPPGLQETAQRGGHIPGASNISWAATVNDDGTFKSADELRDLYAEEGIDGDEDIVAYCRIGERSSIAWFALHELLGYDDVTNYDGSWTEWGNLVGAPIEKGEAE; encoded by the coding sequence ATGAGCGATTACGCCAAGGACGTACTGGTGTCCGCGGACTGGGTCGAGGACCACCTCGACCAGTTCCAGAGCGACGACCCCGAGTATCGACTGGTCGAGGTCGACGTCGACACCGAAGCGTACGACGAGGGCCACGCCCCCGGCGCCATCGGGTTCAACTGGGAGACGCAACTGCAGGACCAGACCGAACGCGACGTGCTGGAGAAGGAGGACTTCGAGGACCTGCTCGGCAGCCACGGCATCTCGAACGACTCCACCGTGGTCCTCTACGGCGACAACTCGAACTGGTTCGCCGCCTACACCTACTGGCAGTTCAAGTACTACGGCCACGAGGACGTCCGCCTCATGAACGGCGGCCGCGACTACTGGCTCGACAACGACTACCCGACGACGACCGACGTGCCGGAGTTCCCCGAACAGGAGTACACCGCAGACGACTCCGACGAGGGCATCCGCGCGTACCGCTCGGACGTCGAGGAGGCGATGGAGCAGGGCGTCCCGATGGTCGACGTCCGCTCGCCCGAGGAGTTCCGCGGCGAGATTCTCGCGCCGCCCGGACTGCAGGAGACCGCCCAGCGCGGCGGCCACATCCCCGGCGCGTCGAACATCTCGTGGGCCGCGACGGTCAACGACGACGGGACGTTCAAGTCCGCCGACGAACTCCGCGACCTGTACGCCGAGGAGGGCATCGACGGCGACGAGGACATCGTCGCGTACTGCCGTATCGGCGAGCGCTCCTCCATCGCGTGGTTCGCGCTGCACGAACTGCTCGGCTACGACGACGTGACGAACTACGACGGGTCGTGGACCGAGTGGGGGAACCTCGTCGGTGCGCCGATAGAGAAGGGCGAAGCCGAGTGA
- a CDS encoding DUF2391 domain-containing protein gives MVGPRRRFKTADVAQQLVGGFLLAGPFVVTAEVWQLATNMRWYHVLATVGIVFGIGYGALYKADAGRDPDREVEVGGVPARFVSLMAVSFGSVLVLALAFNAPNTFAADFFEDTPNMMGLVFFTLKATAVGAIFSVVGAATADSVF, from the coding sequence ATGGTCGGACCGCGTCGCCGCTTCAAGACCGCCGACGTCGCCCAGCAGCTGGTCGGCGGCTTCCTCCTCGCGGGTCCGTTCGTCGTCACCGCGGAGGTGTGGCAACTGGCGACCAACATGCGCTGGTACCACGTCCTCGCCACCGTCGGCATCGTCTTCGGCATCGGTTACGGTGCGCTGTACAAGGCCGACGCCGGCCGGGACCCCGACCGCGAGGTGGAGGTCGGCGGCGTCCCCGCCCGGTTCGTCTCGCTGATGGCCGTCTCGTTCGGGTCGGTGCTCGTCCTCGCGCTGGCGTTCAACGCACCGAACACGTTCGCCGCAGACTTCTTCGAGGACACGCCGAACATGATGGGGCTCGTCTTCTTCACGCTCAAGGCCACCGCCGTCGGTGCCATCTTCTCCGTGGTGGGCGCGGCGACGGCGGACTCCGTGTTCTAG
- a CDS encoding M3 family oligoendopeptidase, with protein MSEVPTRDGLPPEYRWRREHLFDSPEAWDDEADAFAEALDDLRAFEGRVTDDGETLLAMLDRYESIQAKESRLWVHARMGTLQDTTDEDAAARMRRFRSLHGEREKAVSYLDGALADAGRERIESFVGATEGLERYSSFLDERLREAAHAPSTEVLETLADLDAALDAPGRTLTTLKNADFDAPTVERPDASEATVTSQTRQRLLRHPDRAFRRRVHEAYLDELAEARSTRAQAFSDHLQGHDARASIRGYDSALDEALGGTFDPNLHAALRKTVVENLAPLERRNSLLSKRLGVETLHEWDTRMPFTEGEGPEIPYDKACDIVVSALEPLGETYQDRVESLLSERRVDVYETREKLTEVRGMALATDRGEAFLHLNYAEDLRSLYFFCHELGHAMHAVSSEATALDGVFPDHLVEVFSFTHEALLTRYLLDTGYPAGHVLDTALGKIPLFVGVRWMSFVDAVYDHLDAGRELTADRLGETYVEVQRAQRPGVEFGEGDERGWMVEHLSRDPHFSYLYVLGTSCGLALADRLHRGALAPETYHGVLREGGALSPDDAFERLGLDPVTAVEDALDVYDGYLDELA; from the coding sequence ATGAGTGAGGTCCCCACGCGCGACGGACTTCCCCCCGAGTATCGTTGGCGGCGCGAGCACCTGTTCGACTCCCCAGAAGCGTGGGACGACGAGGCCGATGCGTTTGCCGAAGCACTCGACGACCTGCGGGCGTTCGAGGGACGCGTGACCGACGACGGCGAGACGCTCCTGGCGATGCTCGACCGCTACGAGTCCATCCAGGCGAAGGAGTCGCGACTCTGGGTCCACGCCCGGATGGGAACGTTGCAGGACACCACCGACGAGGACGCCGCCGCCCGGATGCGCCGGTTCCGGTCTCTCCACGGAGAACGAGAGAAGGCGGTGAGCTACCTCGACGGTGCACTGGCCGACGCGGGCCGGGAGCGTATCGAATCGTTCGTCGGGGCGACGGAGGGCCTCGAACGCTACAGCTCCTTCCTCGACGAGCGACTCCGCGAGGCGGCCCACGCACCGAGCACCGAGGTCCTGGAGACGCTGGCGGATCTGGACGCCGCACTCGACGCGCCAGGGCGGACGTTGACCACCCTGAAGAACGCCGACTTCGACGCACCGACCGTCGAGCGCCCGGACGCGAGCGAGGCGACGGTGACCAGCCAGACCCGGCAGCGACTGCTCCGGCATCCCGACCGCGCGTTCCGACGACGCGTCCACGAGGCGTACCTCGACGAACTGGCCGAAGCCCGCAGCACGAGGGCGCAGGCGTTCAGCGACCACCTGCAGGGCCACGACGCCCGAGCGTCGATCCGTGGCTACGACTCCGCACTGGACGAGGCCCTCGGCGGGACGTTCGACCCCAACCTGCACGCTGCCCTCCGCAAGACCGTCGTCGAGAACCTCGCCCCGCTGGAGCGCCGGAACAGCCTGCTCTCGAAGCGGCTGGGCGTCGAGACGCTCCACGAGTGGGACACCCGGATGCCGTTCACCGAGGGCGAGGGGCCCGAGATTCCGTACGACAAGGCGTGCGATATCGTCGTGTCGGCGCTCGAACCGCTCGGCGAGACGTACCAAGACCGGGTCGAGTCGCTCCTGAGCGAGCGTCGTGTCGACGTCTACGAGACGCGAGAGAAACTGACCGAGGTGCGGGGCATGGCGCTCGCCACGGACCGGGGCGAGGCGTTCTTGCACCTCAACTACGCCGAGGACCTGCGCTCGCTGTATTTCTTCTGCCACGAACTCGGTCACGCGATGCACGCCGTCTCCAGCGAGGCGACGGCGCTCGACGGCGTGTTCCCCGACCATCTCGTAGAGGTGTTCAGCTTCACCCACGAGGCGCTCCTGACCCGGTATCTCCTCGACACCGGCTACCCGGCGGGGCACGTCCTCGACACGGCACTCGGGAAGATTCCGCTGTTCGTCGGCGTGCGCTGGATGAGCTTCGTCGACGCGGTGTACGACCACCTCGACGCGGGTCGGGAGTTGACCGCCGACCGGCTCGGCGAGACCTACGTCGAGGTCCAGCGCGCTCAGCGACCCGGCGTCGAGTTCGGCGAGGGCGACGAACGCGGCTGGATGGTCGAGCACCTCTCTCGCGACCCGCACTTCAGCTACCTGTACGTCCTCGGCACGTCCTGTGGCCTCGCACTGGCAGACCGACTGCATCGAGGTGCTCTGGCCCCGGAGACGTACCACGGCGTCCTCCGCGAGGGCGGGGCGCTGAGCCCCGACGACGCCTTCGAGCGACTCGGTCTCGACCCCGTCACAGCCGTCGAGGACGCCCTCGACGTGTACGACGGCTACCTCGACGAACTGGCGTAG